The proteins below are encoded in one region of Halalkalicoccus jeotgali B3:
- a CDS encoding AAA family ATPase yields the protein MDAPLWTETHAPTLAELPQDGVREYLTRASEEPINLALYGPRGAGKTAAVRALAREAHDSENDLVEINVADFFGMTKKEISEDPRFGHFITPKRRRGTSKAGLINHVLKESASYPPVSGEYKTILLDNAEAIREDFQQALRRVMERHHEAAQFVITTRQPSALIAPIVSRCFPVPVRAPTTAEIVAVLEGIAKDEGVEYDREGLEYVASYAEGDLRKAILGAQTTAEATDEITMEAAYESLGEVGVDDRVEDMLVAAENGRFTDARKLLDELLIDEGYDGGEVLADALSVSRSRYDGDELVAIHRRAGEIDMDLTEGTSDRIHLGQLLAELGAD from the coding sequence ATGGACGCGCCGCTGTGGACCGAGACGCACGCCCCGACGCTCGCGGAGCTTCCACAGGACGGGGTCCGCGAGTACCTCACGCGGGCGAGCGAGGAGCCGATCAACCTCGCACTCTACGGACCCCGGGGGGCCGGCAAGACTGCCGCGGTCCGTGCGCTCGCGCGTGAGGCCCACGACTCGGAGAACGACCTCGTCGAGATCAACGTCGCCGACTTCTTCGGCATGACCAAAAAGGAGATCAGCGAGGACCCGCGCTTCGGGCACTTCATCACGCCGAAACGACGGCGCGGGACCTCGAAGGCAGGGCTAATCAACCACGTCCTCAAGGAGTCGGCGAGCTATCCGCCCGTCTCGGGCGAATACAAGACGATCCTGCTCGATAACGCCGAGGCGATCCGCGAGGACTTCCAGCAAGCCCTACGAAGGGTGATGGAACGCCACCACGAGGCCGCCCAGTTCGTCATCACGACCCGCCAGCCCTCGGCGCTGATCGCGCCCATCGTCTCGCGGTGTTTCCCGGTCCCCGTGCGCGCGCCGACGACCGCCGAGATCGTCGCGGTGCTCGAAGGGATCGCCAAAGACGAGGGGGTCGAGTACGACCGTGAGGGACTCGAATACGTCGCGAGCTACGCCGAGGGGGACCTCCGGAAGGCGATCCTCGGCGCGCAGACGACCGCCGAGGCGACCGACGAGATCACGATGGAGGCGGCCTACGAATCACTCGGCGAGGTCGGGGTCGACGACCGGGTCGAGGACATGCTCGTCGCGGCCGAGAACGGGCGGTTTACCGACGCCCGCAAACTGCTCGACGAGCTGCTGATCGACGAGGGCTACGACGGCGGGGAGGTACTGGCGGACGCGCTGTCGGTCTCGCGATCGCGATACGACGGCGACGAACTCGTCGCGATCCACCGACGCGCGGGTGAGATCGACATGGACCTGACCGAAGGGACCAGCGACCGGATCCATCTCGGACAGCTGCTCGCCGAGCTGGGTGCGGACTGA